In the Arachis hypogaea cultivar Tifrunner chromosome 20, arahy.Tifrunner.gnm2.J5K5, whole genome shotgun sequence genome, tcaTCTATGGAAcacccccaaactaatgggctAACTGAAGCTGCCAATAAAGTTATATTGCAGGCTCTACGAAAAAAATTAGATGATTCCAAGGGACAATGGGCCGAGCTTATTCCAAAAATCTTATGGGACTATAATACAACAAAACACTCATCAACAGATGAGACCCTCTTTAGACTAGTATATGGCTATGATGCCATGATACCAGTCGAAGTCCCACATCAATGTAGCCGAACAAACACCCTTAATGACGAAGTAAATACTGGACTCAGAGCCACCGAGCTAGACTCAATCGAAAAAATTCGAGACCATGCGCTGATTCAACAACGCGCAACCCAACTTGCTATAGCTCATAAATACAACAAAAAGATCAAGTCGAGGACATTTCATAAATGAGACTTCGTccttcgaaaaaaaagaagaagcacgaAAATCGCACAACCATGGCAACAACCATGGCAAGCTTGCTGTAAATTGGGACGGTCCATTCCGAATATCAAAAGTTAGCAGATGAATTGCTTATAAATTACAAACATTAGAAGGCAATGACTTGCCAAATACATGGAGCATTTATTCTTTAAAGATTTATTATAGTTAGCGAGGACAAGGTGATATACTCTTTTTTCTATTACCCAGATTTTATCCCTAAGTTGAATTTTACAGGGAGAAGTTTTAACGAGGAACACCCCATGCACCTTCTACCTACGAAGGTTTTGTAtcaataaaagtattattttctAACTTATTactcatattttctattttttacctACAAACCAATTTATAGCTCATTCGATACGCACACTTCACCAAATGTATTGGCTATAGTCAAACTATTATCTCCTCTTTTATACTACTCTAACAAACCATCATTTCAATAACTTTTACAATAAGTCAAAAGTTTCGAGATTAAACAAATTCTATCTCAAATAATAATCAAACAAACCAATTTCTCTCGTTCGCAATGTACTTCAAAACTAATCACACAAAGCGTGCTTGTTCAAAATATTTCAACATACTaacattattttcaaaataacaaCCATACAATACTGGGATGAATCATACTCCGACCCTCAAGACAAATATTATTCAAACGACtttccaaaaacaaaataaacaaagctAATTAAATACAACACCCATTATGATGCACTCATATTCTCATCCTCACCCTCTTGGTCATCAACAATAAGATCCTCATTCACAACCACTTTGCAAGGATCCATAGCAGATATATCAGTCTCTAGTGCAATAAACTCGATTTGCCCCACTACCCTATCAGATCCAGTAGCAAACATCTCTAACTCATGACTTCGTTTACTCTCTTCAGCACTCTTTCTCTCAACAGTAAGCTCCACAACTCTAGCCTCCAACTCAATCTTCTATTTATCaaaattcttctctttctcttcaagTAACAACACCTTCTCCCTCATGCTCTTCAACTCCTTCTCTTTCAAATCAAATTTCTCCAAAGCGCTTTGCAACTCTTTTTCCTTAATAGATTTCTCTTTCACAATCCTATTCAGTTCATTCTCATCCACCAAAATACTTTTTAGTTTACGGTTCCGACCTATGCACATCAATCGAGCACCTATAACCTGCATATCAAAAACACCAAATTCAAACACACATTTTCCAAACatccaatataatatttttactcAGTATACCTAGAGACATTGATCCAACACAACGTCACCAGCATCATTCACATGCTTTACATCAGTTGCAGATTGCACAGAATCATCAGATAACTGAGCAAAAGGACAACGACCACTCCATACAAACGTTGCATCCTCCACTTCATGAAAGTTGTGCAAAACTTTTTTATTCAGAGTAAAAGCTTCCACTTCTCTTAAACTCAACTCCTTCAATTCACATTTCTTATCAATCAAATCTATCACTTGATCTTTTATAGCCGCAGCCTTAAGCTTCCTTTTTTTCACACTCACCTTTTCCCCTGTGGCTGATCAACCACAGCCCCACTTTCAGTATTCACATAGTAGTAGATCCTTTCCTCTCCACATTTCTCGTCCTAAAAAAATTCACGTAAACTCGTGGTCGACACCCTCGAAGCTCTCCCCCCTGCacaaaacaagaacacaaaattaaaAAACACTTATACCATGCCAAAAATTCAATCACGCACTCACACGCTTTACCTATATACTCGGCAACAACATCTTTATCAAACTCACACTCAAGCAACTTGGAGATGGCAAGCAACCTCGATGACGAGATATTATTCACCAGAAACTCAACTATCATCTTATCTTTATATACCATCCTATCCATATCTAATATTTGCCTCGGCTGAGGatatcaaaataaagaaaatttctCCACCAAATACtcatccaaataaaatggataCTCAACCTCCGCAGATCTCACCTTTACAAATATccctttaaaatatttaaaagatgacTTATATAAACTAAACACAGTATGATTCAGAGCACTTCTCAGAGTTACCCATGCATTCCTTTTTATTCGCTTTGACTGAAATAGAGCAAAGAACACTTCTAAtgacggttcctctttcagataACTCATCAAAATTTCAAACGCCTTCAAAAATACTCAGGAATTACGATGCAATTGCGAAAGTACACACCTCAACTGTGTCAACACACTACATTCAAAGGTAGTAAAGAAAAATTTAATTTCCAACTCCATAAACAAACAGGTAAACATAGCAAAAAATATTCATATTCCTCCCTTCTATAACACACACGGTCAAAAGCACAACAAAGGAGAAATTTCACTTTAATATTTCCCCCTCCCTCACCCAACCAGAATCTCCCAGTTGGCAAATACTTTCCTCATCACAAAACAATGAAAATActctttcaccaaagaagcaacCCATGAATAAGGATTATTTACATCAACCACAAActccttttcaaccacatctgcatccttctctttccttttacctttattttttttcttttctttcccctCACCTTTTCCTTTTCATTTACACTTCTCCTCTTTCATTTTGCAAAAATAACAAATAACTCCAACaacacacaaaaataacaaaaacaaaacaatgaAATAATAACAAAATGAAGAGCCTTACTAACCTTTCTTATTCATAATCTCCTTACTGAAACACTCCAGATGATACAATGTAACGAGATTGGTAAATAAATTCTTCAAACAATCGATTTTCATTCAAGGGTTCAAATATCTTAGACAATAAATTTTTCTGATTAAAGAAACTCCATAGTTACCAAACACACGCAGCTGTTGATCACAGGGACACTACATCAAACTACTACTCATGATCACAAGTCATGATGTCATAAATAAACGTGCAAAAAAACTGCAATTAATTATTACAACTGTTACCCAGTTTAATAAATTTTAGGCTTTCCTTATTctctctatatttatttaattatttattttgattcttcgcattcaatttctttttatatatttgagGTATTAAAATTCCTCAAGATTAAGCTCAGGGGCTATTCCACGTTCATCACGTTGCCGACTTATAGGAAGTTAAATCTTAAACCTTTCCAATTAAAAACCTCACAAGCTAAGCTTGAGGGCTATTATCCATCCGTTATATTTAACACTTATCTACCCTATAAGTTTGCAACGTTCCAAATAACCAACAAGATCCCAATCTTTAAGTCAAACGATTGTTATGGACTATACGCCTAGTTCGAAGATAATTAGATTAATCAAATAGGACCATGAATAACAAACTAAATTCACCCTATAAGGGGATACAACGAAAAATATGTAGGCCATTTACTCTAAATTGCAATATGCTCATCTCACTCTCTTTCTGAGTGCCTTTACAGGTACCCGCCACCTCCATTCTTGAAAAGCCGACGTATATCTCCTCCAGCTTATGTGGAAGTAAATTCAACCTAGGATCGGACAAATTATACCTCTCCTAAGACTTACTGCACAGGAACAATTGTGTTATCTAAAGAAAATCAAAATTGGACTATTTATAGCTAAGGGTCCAACTCCCAGCTGACTTAACTAGGTTACATTTATAACTGACTCTATctattcaaatattaaaatatgGTTACAATCTAGGACATCCAAAACAAATACATTTATGAGAAAATGATAAATAGGTCCACGACCTTTTGATCCGCAGACATTTAAATCTCTAACCTTTTTAAAACCTAGACATATCGATCCCTCATATTCACTTGGGTCTGTCAGATTCAACGGAAAAAATCAAGCGTGACTCCCGTTGTATTGACCTGGTTGATACGGATGTACACGTgagagagtttttaaaattaaacaaatgagACTCAGGGATTGATATGTCCAGATTTTGAATAGGACAGGGACTTAAAGGTATTTTTAAATTCTCAGGGATTTAAATGTCTGCGAACTAAAAAGTCAGGGAtcgatttgtccttttctctacaTTTATAACACTCCCCCTTAGATGTCCTTAGTAGTAGTGGTAGAGTAAAGCCTCATTAAAACTCTAAGAAAAGACTTAGTGAAGAAAAAGAGTACACTCTCTTGTAATATGTTAGGTAGCTGCcttgttaaaaaattttaccaGAAAAAATCGGAGTGGGATAAAAACCATGGTTAAGAAAAAGAGTACAACGCATATTACTCCCCCTGATAATTACATCACTTGATATCTCGTAGCCGATGCATTCAAATGTTGTATACTACTTTTTCAAATGTTGAAGTAGGTAGTGCTTTAATGTTCAAATGATATATTTAGAAAGAGGGATAATACGGGTTGTATTCTTTTTCTTAACCATAATTTTTGTCCCACTCCAAATTTTTCTAGTAAAGTTTTTTAACGAAGGGTTACCTAACATATTACAAGACAATGTACttttttttccttcactaaatCTTTTTTAGTGTTTTAATGAGGTACTAGACTACTACTACCATTAAGGATATCTAAGAATGagtgttataaatatatttgttatagATGTCCTAAATTGTAatagtattttaatatttaaataaatagaataaaacctAACGGATAGAAATTGGATCCTTGActataaatattttcttttttgataCTTTTTATTAAAGTAATAATAAGTAGTTGAGAATTAGTAATTAATAGGTAAATATTTATgaagttaattaataatattcttaTAAACAACGTGTCTTTTATATTATGTAAAAACAACAACTTCAatacatatttttcatttttttagttctatttctatttttttattattctttaaaaaatataattattaataaaattagagaAAATTATTATAAAGGGCTATTAGGaggatttaattattaaaaaggactttaatattaaaattatttaaaaagactaattttataatatttaaaaaaaggatCATATCTTTTTTGTGAAAAAACAAATATATCcttagattatttatttatttatttatttatttattttaaacatattttttttaattatctatcatattcaaatccttattctTCATCTATAACTCAGAGACATTTGTTACTGCCAAGCACAAAACGTCTAGGAGTACCTGTGAGTATATTAATGTCTTACTACTATCGTACATAGAAAAATCAACAATGAGCATCAAATAAATCATTCAAAACTTGTGGGATTTGTCTCGAGAGATCTCTTTCTTCAATTATTCAAGGCTTAGCCCTTGAATCAAATGCAATAATCGGTGCTGATCTAATTGGTCTCTGACGTGAAATATTTGTATACCTTTGTGATAGACACCCGATTTTTTGCATGTAAGTTGATTTTCCAATGTTGGATTTGGTTACCCTTGCAGAAACATTGTTATTGAGTAATATGTTTCTTTCAAATTCGTTTTTAGATTTTAATGTCTCTGCCCTCTATTACCCTTAAGTATTGCTTGCTTTCGAAAAATCTATAATGTCTTACTATTTTGTTTTTTAGAGTAGTCAACAATTAGCAGTAATTAGTCAATATTAGTATTTATTTCTTCTTGTAATCCATATTCTCATTATTGGTTatttattgttttatattttcACAAGAAAAGATTTATGCGAGCAGTATGATCCTAATTAAAACTCATGACATGCCTAATGTCAATTATTTGACCCTAACAGACCGGgagaataatatttttcttatgcCACCTACAACAACTCGTCCTTTAGGAAGACCATGCAAAAAGCGCCAAGAGTCACAATTTCAAGATATGCGTGTTTACAAATGTAGCCGATATGATCAGAGTGGTCATAATAGTTCTAAATGTAGAAATTCTAATCCAAAaagaatatgaattttttttaaatagttctTCTAGCTTTATAGATTGTCACATTTAGAATTGCAATGTTGGTTTTTCTTAAGTTTTGCATATTAGGTAATTCTATTGAGTTTCTTAATTGTATTTGTGAAAATCTGCacttaaactttataattttactttgatttttaattaaatttatgtaaTCTTTCACTTGAATTTTGTAGTTTTACATTGATTTTAATAGCGTTTGTGCAAATATGCACTTGAATTGATTTTGCACTAATGTTCTGTAAATTTTAGCACCAATCATCGCATTTAATTCAAGAGTTAAACCTTGAATAATTGAAGAAAGAGATCTATTGCGATAAATTTCACAAGTTTTGAATGATTTATTTGATATTCATTGTTGACTACTCTATACATGATAATAGTAAGACATTAGTATATTCCCAGGTATTCCCAAGTCTTACGTTTTGTGATTGGCAATAACAAATGTCTCTATGAATTATGGATGAAGAATAAGAATTTGAGTAtgataaataattagaaaaaaaatatgtttacaaaaaataaataaataaataaataaataatctaaaaatatatttatctttttacaaaaaaaattaatttttttaaatattataaaattaatccttttaaataattttaatattaaaaatcttttttaataattaaatcttccaAACAAttctttataataattttttcataaaattatctattattctctgtattttcttttttctcttctcccaAATTCAAATCCTTATTAAACAATTTATAGAATTCAGTTGCAATTTACAAATCTAACTGCGGAAGTTTTCCTCATAACTTCGGTGGATCTTACATGACGTCCTTTAAAAAACGAGTGTTTCATTAGTGGGTTGGTGGGTCTCGTGTTTAATTGGCGGCACTTGCACTGCACCagcatttttaatttcaaatgaataaataataataaaatactaatGTCTATCAGTCTATGAATATAGATATAGATACCAGTATTATTTTACAATATCTTAAATCTCGAAAATTACAAAATTGTGTCAAGTTGTCATTGCATCCCATGTGGCTACAATTTTCGCCACCACATTTTTACCTATAAATAGTTTTACTTAACTCGAACAGAATAGAATTATTTATACTAAGCGTATCTATGATGTCGACAAAAAATATACAAGATTTTTATGGTAGtagttcatcaaaattaaatattctTATTAGTATGGCAACacataaatttttctaccatctTAATTTTTTACTCTGATAGATAAATAACTCAACAGCTTCTTTAGAAGTTAGATATGAAAAGTGAGGTAACTTTCCTTCCATATTGCTTAACAACTACAAATCACCACCATGAGcagttttatacttttatatattgttactACTACTTTTGCAGAAAAAGTGTTTctgttattaattaaataaaaatgtggcTTAACAAGCACCGTGCTAATGAAAATAACGATGGGTCCTTCGCGTATCATGCAAGTAATCACACATTGGAGCCTCAAACTAGGTTTAATTATTATgttgattcttataattttattaaatttataattagatttttatatatttttttaattaagtttctactttacttttaattttataattaggtcattCATAGCGTAAAAAATACTAGAATTAACCCAATATTTTTTTGCAAATTGaaagtattcataattaaaaCTTAATTAGATATATTccgttaattttaacatttttgacATGAAatgatttaattacaaaattaaaaacagtataaaaacttaattaaaaaaatataaaaatttaattaaaaatttaataaaactataaaaactcaCAAGAATAATTAAACCCGCAAATTACTATATAAACAATCCAAGAGAGTGAGAACTAGTGAGTGTGTGGGTGAGTGAAACTTAGAGGGCAGATGGGTTGGGCTATTGCTCTACATGGCGGGGCTGGCGACATCCCACTCTCATTAACACTGGGGAGCCGCCAGCCTCGTGAGGAGGCCCTCCACCACTGCTTACAAATTGGGGTGGAGGCCCTTAAAGCCAAGAAGCCTCCCTTGGATGTTGTGGAGCTTGTGGTAAGATTCAAACCACTTACCCTTTAAGTAAAAATTTCTAATAGTGCCAATGCTTAGTGCAATGAAATTTGTGTATTTTAGGTTCGTGAATTGGAGAATATTCCACAGTTCAATGCTGGAAAGGGATCTGTCTTGACAAACAAAGGCACTGttgaaatggaagcttcaatcaTGGATGGAAGGACAAAGAATTGTGGAGCAGTTTCTGGGCTCAAAACAGTTGTCAATGCTGTTTCTTTAGCTAGATTGGTTATGGAGAAGACTCCTCATGTATATCTAGCATTTCATGGAGCTGAggaatttgcaaaagaacaagtgAGTTTTAGTGGAATCTTTTACATATTTTTAGAATCTAAAATCTCATTCCTTATTTGAATAGTTATAGCTTGTGTCTCATCTTTTACTAATGTCCATGGcatccttattttatttatcagGGCGTTGAAACTGCAGACTCAAGCCATTTTATTACTGCAGAAAATGTAGAAAGACTAAAGCAGGCAAAAGAAGCACACAGGGTTCAGGTAAATATAGAAGTTAATTTTGATACACGGTGAGGGGGAAAACAGTTTTAGTGACATTCAATTATGTAACGCTACGTcaaaaaaaataactatctttCACG is a window encoding:
- the LOC112785287 gene encoding isoaspartyl peptidase/L-asparaginase-like, which codes for MGWAIALHGGAGDIPLSLTLGSRQPREEALHHCLQIGVEALKAKKPPLDVVELVVRELENIPQFNAGKGSVLTNKGTVEMEASIMDGRTKNCGAVSGLKTVVNAVSLARLVMEKTPHVYLAFHGAEEFAKEQGVETADSSHFITAENVERLKQAKEAHRVQIDYTQPLQNGTKEETSNTNGEVQLGTVGCVAVDSYGNLASATSTGGLVNKRVGRIGDSPIIGAGTYANELCAISVTGEGEAILRATIARDVAAMMEFKGVSLEEAASYVIHECMPKGTAGLVAVSAAGEVAMPYNTTGMFRACATEDGYSEVAIWSAS